ATGCCGCATATCAGAAACGTCTGCAGCAGTGCAATGCCTTGGACTTCGGCGATCTGGTGCTGCTGACGGTCCGGCTCTTCGAGGAGTTTCCGGAGGTTCTGGCCCGCTACCAGGATCGTTATCGCTGGATTCAGGTGGACGAATACCAGGACACCAACCCGATCCAGTACCGGCTGGTGAAGCTCTTGGCCGGCAATCGACAGAACCTTTGCGTGGTGGGAGATGATGACCAGTCCATCTATCGCTGGCGGGGGGCGGATATCCGCAACATCCTCGATTTCGAAGATGACTTTCCCCGTGTCAAGGTGGTGAAGCTGGAGCAGAATTACCGTTCGACCAGCACCATTCTTTCAGCTGCCGGGGCGGTTGTGGCAAAAAACCGGGGCCGCAAGGCGAAGACCCTCTGGACGGAGAATCCACCGGGGGAGCCGGTCGTTTACCGGCGTCTGATGGACGAACGGGAAGAGGCGCGCTTTGTTTGCAGGCAGATCGAGCAGTATGTGCGTAAGGGAGGCGACCTGGCGGGTGTGGCAGTCTTTTATCGCGCCAATGCCCAATCCAGGGTCGTTGAGGATGCCATGGTGGCCGACGGCATCCCCTATCACATGATTGGTGGCATGCGTTTCTATGCCCGCCAGGAGATCAAGGACATCCTTGCCTATCTGCGGGTACTGGTCAATCCGGCCGATGAGGTCTCCCTGAAACGGATCGTCAATACCCCGGCCCGCGGCATCGGCCATGCTACAATGGAAAAAATCACCGAGCTGGCGCGGCGCAAGGGAATACTCCTTTACGAGGCCCTTTCCGAGGCGGCGGAGGGGGGATTGCTGGCGGCCGGTCCACGGGGCAAGATTGCCGGTTTTGTCGAACTTCTGGAGCAGTTCCGGCAGCTCATGGACGCCGTGCCGCTCACCGAACTTACTTCCCGCATCATCCAGGAGACCGGTTACGCCATGAAGCTGAAGGAAGAGCGCACCGATGAGGCCCAGGACCGACTGGCCAACCTTGAGGAACTCCTGTCTGCCCTGGAGGAATTCGAACGGCGCACTGAAGAGCGGACTCTGGCGGCCTTTCTCGAACAGGTGGCACTGATATCTGACCTGGAGCAGGAAGGGAAGGGAAGTGAGTCCGCAACGCTGATGACGCTCCATTCGGCCAAAGGCCTGGAATTTCCCCTGGTCTTCATGATCGGCATGGAAGAAAAGCTTTTCCCCCATTCCCGCTCCCTGGAAGAGCCGGAGCAGATGGAGGAAGAGCGCCGGCTCTGCTATGTGGGCATGACCCGGGCAAGGGAACGGCTGTTTCTGACCAATGCCAGGCGTCGCCGGATCTTCGGCCAAGAGCAATACAATCCTCCGTCACGATTTCTCGCCGACATCCCGAGAGAGTTGCTGGATGTGGAAGACGAAGGCTACCAGCAGCCCACCTTCGGCTTTGGTTCTGGACTGGGGGCAATGCCTCCATGTGAACCTGCTGTCGCAAAGGGACCGGTCCACAATCTGGCCTCGGTTTTCGAGATGGAGCTGGAGCCGGAACTTGCCAATGAGGTGCAAGTGGTTCCAGATGAGACGGTAGACGGAGTCTGGCTGGGAATGAAGGTGCGCCATGGCAAGTTCGGCGTCGGCACCGTCCGCCGCATCGAGGGGAGCGGCAATGAACAAAAGGTGATCGTCTGGTTCAATTCTATCGGACCGAAGAAGCTTTTGGTGAAGTTCGCCGGGCTGGAGCGAGTGTAAGGCAACGTTCGAAGTTCCCGGTTCGATGTTCGGAGTAAAGGAGCGTTCTAAGTTCGAGGTTCTACGTTAGAACCGGAATCCCCTTGGCTTGTCATTTGCCCTTGTTCATGGTACAAAGGCATGTTTTTCCTTAATAACCCCACTGGAGTCACTATATGAAGATCAACAAAGATGAGGTGGAGAAGGTCGCCCTGCTGGCCCGCCTGGAATTGACCGGCGAGGAGGCGGAAATGTTCACCGGACAGATGGATGCCATCCTTGCCTATGTGGATAAACTGAACGAACTGAATACCGACGGCATCGTGCCGACTGCCCATGCCGTGCCCATGGAAAACGCCTTCCGTGCGGATGAGGTCCGTGATTCCATCGGCATCGACAACGCCCTGGCCAACGCACCGAAGCGGGCGGAGAGCTTCTTCCGCGTGCCGAAAGTGATCGAGTGACTTTTGCTGCCGATCTTGGCGGCCCTTGAATGCATTATACACCTGGAGCAGATATGGAACTTTTCGAACTGACCATCCACGAGTTGCACGATAAGCTGAAGAAAAAGGAAGTCTCCTCGGTGGAGGCGACCGAGTCAATGCTGGCAAGGATCGAAGCGGTCGAACCTAAGGTGAATGCCTTTATCACTGTTACCGCCGATCAGGCGCTGAAAGATGCTGCGGAGGCAGACAAGCGTATTGCCGATGGCGACATGGACAAACTCACCGGTATCCCAGTGGCACTCAAGGATATCTTCCTCACCAAGGGAGTCCGTACCACCTGTGCTTCCCGCATTCTTGAGAACTTCATTCCCCCCTATGATGCGACCAGCGTCGCCCGATTGAAAGCCAGGGGAGCCGTGCTGGTCGGCAAGCTGAATCAGGACGAGTTCGCCATGGGTTCTTCCACCGAATCCAGTTATTTCGGCAAGACGAGCAACCCATGGAATCTGGAATGCATCCCGGGAGGATCATCGGGGGGCTCCGCTGCTGCCATTGCTGCACAACAGGCAACTGCTACCCTTGGTACCGATACGGGGGGCTCCATCCGCCAACCAGCCTCCCACTGCGGCTGCGTCGGCCTCAAACCCACCTACGGCAGGGTTTCCCGCTATGGGGTCATCGCCTACGCCTCCTCTCTCGACCAGGTCGGGCCGGTAACCCGTGATGTCACCGACTGTGCCATCATGCTGGAGGCTGTGGCCGGTTATGACGCCAAGGATTCCACCAGCGTCGATCTGCCGGTGCCTGAGTACACAAAAGCGCTGACCGGCCAGGTCAAGGGGCTGAAGATCGGCCTGCCCAGGGAATATTTCATCGAGGGGCTCGATCCCGATGTGCAGAAGGCCATGGATGAGGCTATCGCCACCTACCGGCAAATGGGGGCCGAATTTCAGGAGGTCTCCCTTCCCCATACCGATTATGCCGTAGCCACTTATTATCTTGTTGCCACCGCCGAGGCCAGCTCCAACCTGGCCCGTTACGACGGCGCCCGCTTCGGACACAGAAGCCATGAAGCCCAAAGCCTGCTGGACATGTACCGGAAAAGCCGTGCCGAAGGTTTCGGCGAGGAAGTAAAGAGGCGGATCATGCTCGGCACCTATGCCCTTTCTTCCGGTTATTATGATGCCTATTATCTCAAGGCGCAGAAGGTGCGCACCTTGATCATGCATGATTTCATCAAGGCCTTCGAGCAGGTGGACGTGCTGCTGACGCCGGTGGCCCCGACCCCGGCCTTCAGGATCGGCGAGAAAACCAGCGATCCCTTGCAGATGTATCTCTCCGACATTTTCACCATTCCGGTCAACCTGGCCGGCACCTGCGGCATCTCGGTACCTGCCGGTCTCAGCCGGGCCGGACTGCCAATCGGTCTGCAGCTGATCGGCAAGCCCTTCGGCGAGGAGAACATCCTCCGCGCTGCCCACGCATTCGAGCAGAATACCGATTGGCACAAGCGCAGAGCGGCATTGTAATAAAACAAACCGGAGAATCCCCATGGAATACAGAGCTGTCATCGGACTTGAGGTCCACGTCCAACTGAATACCAACACCAAGATCTTCTGCGGCTGCTCCACCAAATTCGGCGCCGAGCCCAACTCCCAGACCTGCCCGGTCTGTCTGGGTATGCCGGGAGCGTTGCCGGTTCTTAACCGCAAGGTGGTGGAATATGCCATCAAGGCCGGCCTGGCCACCAATTGCGAGATTGCGCCGCGCAGCATTTTTGCCCGGAAAAACTACTTCTATCCCGACCTTCCCAAGGGCTACCAGATCAGCCAGTACGAGCTCCCCATCTGCAGCGCCGGTCATCTGGATATCCAGGTGGAGGGCACGGCGAAAAGGATCGGCATCACCCGCATCCATATGGAGGAGGATGCCGGCAAACTGGTGCACGCTGATGTGCCGGGGGTGGGGGATGATTCCTGCGTCGACCTGAACCGGGCCTGCACTCCGCTCCTGGAGATCGTTTCCGAGCCGGACCTGCGCTCCGCCGACGAGGCGGTGGCGTATCTGAAGAAACTGCACCAGATCGTCGTCTACCTGGGGATCAGTGACGGCAATATGGAGGAGGGGAGTTTCCGCTGTGATGCCAATGTTTCGGTGATGCGGGTGGGAGCCGACAAATTCGGCACCCGTACTGAAACAAAGAACGTAAACTCCTTCAAGTTCGTCAAGCAGGCCATCGAATACGAGATCGAGCGCCAGATCGAGGTGATCGAGGATGGCGGCAAGATCGTCCAGGAGACCCGCCTCTTCGACCCGAACACCGGCGTTACCCGTTCCATGCGCGGCAAGGAAGAGGCACACGACTACCGTTATTTCCCCGACCCGGACCTGGTGCCGTTGGTGATCAGCAACGACTGGGTGGAGGATGTGCGGCTCGGGCTGCCGGAGCTTCCTGAAGCAAAGCGGTTGCGCTACATGGATGAACTGGGTCTGCCGGCCTATGACGCCGAGGTCCTGACCGCCAGCCGGGAGTTGGCCGACTATTTCGAGGCATGCCTTGAGTTCCATTCCCAGCCGAAGCCGGTGGCCAACTGGGTCATGGGGGAAGTGACCCGGGCCCTCAATGAAGAGAACCGATCCATTACCGATGCACCGGTCACCCCCCAGCTCCTTGCCGAGCTTCTGCAGCTGATCGACAAGGGGACCATTTCCGGCAAGATCGCCAAGACCGTTTTCGATGAGATGTGGCGGACCGGCAAGGCACCGGCCAAGGTCGTCGAGGAAAAGGGGCTGGTGCAGGTTTCCGATACGGGAGAAATAGAGAAAATCATCGATGAAGTGCTGGCCAGGGAAGCGGGGCAGGTGGCTGAATACCGTAGCGGCAAGGACAAACTGTTCGGCTTCTTCGTCGGCCAGGTGATGCGGGCTTCCAAGGGCAAGGCCAATCCGGCTGTGGTCAACGAACTGCTGCTGAAGAAGCTCCAGGGATAAACCTTGCCCAGACTAGCGACACGCCTGTCGTGACTTCGTCCGTTCGTTCGGTCGCTGCAGCTGCGGACCTTGCACTGTTCCTTATGTGATTGCCTGAGTATAAGGTGCCGACGAAGGTAATTCTTTCAATTTTCGGCGGGTGTCCGCTCGCCGCTGCAGCTCGGTCACTCACTCCCGAAGCCACGACAGGCTTTCGGCAAATTTCGCATTTAGAGGGAAAAACGGATGTCTTTCAGAACAATCGAATGGCGCGACAACAAGGTGGTGATGATAGACCAGACCCGACTGCCGGGAGAAGAGGTCTATAACGTCTATGAGGATTTCCAGAGTGTCGCCGAGGCAATTCGCGGCATGATCATCCGGGGAGCTCCCGCCATCGGCGTGGCGGCAGCCATGGGAGTGGCCCTGGGCGCACGCGAGATCATTGCCGATACCTATGAATCCTTTTCTCGCCAGCTGACCAACGTCTGTGATGTCCTGGCCCGTACCCGCCCTACCGCAGTCAATCTTTTCTGGGCCATAGAGCGGATGAAACGGGTGGCGGAAAGCAACAAGGACAGGGACCTTCACTTTATCCGCGAAACTCTCAAGGCGGAGGCAATCCGCATTGAAGAGGAAGACCTGGAGATCTGCCGCGCCATCGGCCGTCATGGCGCGCCGCTGATCCGGGAAGGAGCCACCGTTCTCACCCACTGCAATGCCGGCGGGCTGGCTACCGCCGGATACGGTACCGCCCTGGGGGTGATTCGTGCCGCCCATGAGGCGGGGAAGAATATCCAGGTCTTTGCCGACGAGACGCGCCCCTGGCTCCAGGGAGCCCGTCTGACCGCTTGGGAGCTGATGAAGGACGGCATTCCAGTCACCCTCATCGCCGATAACATGGCCGGCTATTTCATGAAGAAGGGGGCCATTACTGCTTGCGTCGTCGGTGCAGACCGCATTGCCGCAAACGGCGACACTGCCAACAAGATCGGTACCTATTCCGTTGCCGTGCTGGCCAAGGAAAACAAGATTCCTTTCTATGTGGCTGCTCCCGTATCGACCCTGGATCTCTCCCTCAAGAGCGGCGACGAGATCCCCATCGAAGAGCGCCATGCCTGCGAAGTGACCCACCTGCAGGGCTTGCCCGTTGCCCCCGAGGGGGTCAAGGTGCGCAATCCGGCTTTTGACGTGACTCCTGCCAAATATATTGCGGGCATCATCACCGAAAAAGGGGTGGTGCGGGGGGATTACGAGAGAGAACTGAAGGCGCTGGTGGGCCAATGATCCGCAATGGCCAGTTTGCGGATGAGCTCCAGGCTGCTCTTGCCTGTGACCCTGAATGCGACGGTGACCGGCTACTCATCGCCTTCCTCGAAAAAAAGGGGTATGCGTACGGACCCCGCTCAGCGACAAATCTCCGTCTTCTCGCCTACATCTTCGATACAGAAATCCTTTCAGCCATCGCCCTGGGTGCACTGGCCACTCCCACACCGGACATGGCCCTCAACAACCTGGAACGGATCAGCTGCATCGTCTCCAAAGATGAGCTGCTGACCATCTGCGGCAAAAAGGTGATGTTGGCACGGCTCC
This region of Geotalea daltonii FRC-32 genomic DNA includes:
- the gatC gene encoding Asp-tRNA(Asn)/Glu-tRNA(Gln) amidotransferase subunit GatC, which gives rise to MKINKDEVEKVALLARLELTGEEAEMFTGQMDAILAYVDKLNELNTDGIVPTAHAVPMENAFRADEVRDSIGIDNALANAPKRAESFFRVPKVIE
- the gatB gene encoding Asp-tRNA(Asn)/Glu-tRNA(Gln) amidotransferase subunit GatB: MEYRAVIGLEVHVQLNTNTKIFCGCSTKFGAEPNSQTCPVCLGMPGALPVLNRKVVEYAIKAGLATNCEIAPRSIFARKNYFYPDLPKGYQISQYELPICSAGHLDIQVEGTAKRIGITRIHMEEDAGKLVHADVPGVGDDSCVDLNRACTPLLEIVSEPDLRSADEAVAYLKKLHQIVVYLGISDGNMEEGSFRCDANVSVMRVGADKFGTRTETKNVNSFKFVKQAIEYEIERQIEVIEDGGKIVQETRLFDPNTGVTRSMRGKEEAHDYRYFPDPDLVPLVISNDWVEDVRLGLPELPEAKRLRYMDELGLPAYDAEVLTASRELADYFEACLEFHSQPKPVANWVMGEVTRALNEENRSITDAPVTPQLLAELLQLIDKGTISGKIAKTVFDEMWRTGKAPAKVVEEKGLVQVSDTGEIEKIIDEVLAREAGQVAEYRSGKDKLFGFFVGQVMRASKGKANPAVVNELLLKKLQG
- the gatA gene encoding Asp-tRNA(Asn)/Glu-tRNA(Gln) amidotransferase subunit GatA, which translates into the protein MELFELTIHELHDKLKKKEVSSVEATESMLARIEAVEPKVNAFITVTADQALKDAAEADKRIADGDMDKLTGIPVALKDIFLTKGVRTTCASRILENFIPPYDATSVARLKARGAVLVGKLNQDEFAMGSSTESSYFGKTSNPWNLECIPGGSSGGSAAAIAAQQATATLGTDTGGSIRQPASHCGCVGLKPTYGRVSRYGVIAYASSLDQVGPVTRDVTDCAIMLEAVAGYDAKDSTSVDLPVPEYTKALTGQVKGLKIGLPREYFIEGLDPDVQKAMDEAIATYRQMGAEFQEVSLPHTDYAVATYYLVATAEASSNLARYDGARFGHRSHEAQSLLDMYRKSRAEGFGEEVKRRIMLGTYALSSGYYDAYYLKAQKVRTLIMHDFIKAFEQVDVLLTPVAPTPAFRIGEKTSDPLQMYLSDIFTIPVNLAGTCGISVPAGLSRAGLPIGLQLIGKPFGEENILRAAHAFEQNTDWHKRRAAL
- the mtnA gene encoding S-methyl-5-thioribose-1-phosphate isomerase, which codes for MSFRTIEWRDNKVVMIDQTRLPGEEVYNVYEDFQSVAEAIRGMIIRGAPAIGVAAAMGVALGAREIIADTYESFSRQLTNVCDVLARTRPTAVNLFWAIERMKRVAESNKDRDLHFIRETLKAEAIRIEEEDLEICRAIGRHGAPLIREGATVLTHCNAGGLATAGYGTALGVIRAAHEAGKNIQVFADETRPWLQGARLTAWELMKDGIPVTLIADNMAGYFMKKGAITACVVGADRIAANGDTANKIGTYSVAVLAKENKIPFYVAAPVSTLDLSLKSGDEIPIEERHACEVTHLQGLPVAPEGVKVRNPAFDVTPAKYIAGIITEKGVVRGDYERELKALVGQ
- a CDS encoding ATP-dependent helicase; this encodes MNLLHNLNPPQKDAVLHGEGPLLILAGAGSGKTRVIVHRIAYLITERGVPPWQILAVTFTNKAAAEMRGRVEKLLPGGETPLISTFHSACARILRREIHHLGYDSSFAIYDDKDGEKLIKEIVAELHLDEKRFPAKLFTAAIDECKNAGRTPDDLPMGDYMADKIGQVYAAYQKRLQQCNALDFGDLVLLTVRLFEEFPEVLARYQDRYRWIQVDEYQDTNPIQYRLVKLLAGNRQNLCVVGDDDQSIYRWRGADIRNILDFEDDFPRVKVVKLEQNYRSTSTILSAAGAVVAKNRGRKAKTLWTENPPGEPVVYRRLMDEREEARFVCRQIEQYVRKGGDLAGVAVFYRANAQSRVVEDAMVADGIPYHMIGGMRFYARQEIKDILAYLRVLVNPADEVSLKRIVNTPARGIGHATMEKITELARRKGILLYEALSEAAEGGLLAAGPRGKIAGFVELLEQFRQLMDAVPLTELTSRIIQETGYAMKLKEERTDEAQDRLANLEELLSALEEFERRTEERTLAAFLEQVALISDLEQEGKGSESATLMTLHSAKGLEFPLVFMIGMEEKLFPHSRSLEEPEQMEEERRLCYVGMTRARERLFLTNARRRRIFGQEQYNPPSRFLADIPRELLDVEDEGYQQPTFGFGSGLGAMPPCEPAVAKGPVHNLASVFEMELEPELANEVQVVPDETVDGVWLGMKVRHGKFGVGTVRRIEGSGNEQKVIVWFNSIGPKKLLVKFAGLERV